In Labrys monachus, the genomic stretch GGGCCTGGCCTGCGCGCCCGACAACATCCTGATCAACGGCGTGGCGCCGGCCGGCATCGCGACCGAGAAGGCCCGCGCCGCCGGTTTCCTCGGCGAACTCGCGGCGCAGACCGCGCTCGGCCGCGCTGCGGAGCCCGAGGATATCGCCGACGTCGTGATCTTCCTGATTTCCGAAAAGAACAGATACATGGTCGGCGAGACCGTCGCGATCAGCGGCGGCTATTTCATTCCATGATCAAGTCATAACCATTCAAGATCCGAGTATAAGATGCATTTCGGCATATTCAATCTCATGGGCCTGCGCGACAATCCCGGCGGGATCGCGGGGGTCATCGACGATACACGCAGCATGGTGAAGCTGGCCGAGGATATCGGCTTCGACATCGCCTGGTTCGCCGAGCACCACTTCACCAACTACTCGATCAGCATGTCGCCCCTGATGGTCGCCGCCCATATGGCGGGCCATACCAGCCGCATCCGGCTCGGCGCCGGCGTCGTCGTGCTGCCGCTCTACCAGCCGATGCGCGTCGCGCAGGAGATCGGGCTGCTGGACCAGCTCAGCGGCGGGCGGGCGGTGCTGGGCGTCGGGACCGGCTACCAGGCCTATGAGTTCGAGCGCTATGGCGCCGACGTCGCCCTGAAGACGGAGATCTTCCTCGAATATTGGGCCGTGGTCGAGCAGGTGCTGACGCAGGGCCGGGCCGCTTTCCAGGGCAAGCACGTCACGCTGCCGGAATCCGTGGTCACCATGCGTCCGGTGCAGGCGCCGATGCCGCCCGTCTACTGCACCTCGCCGCATCCGCCGATCCTCAAGGCCCTCGCGAAATGGGGCGGCGTTCCCTTCGTCACCGCCGGCTGGCGCGGCTCGGAAGCGCTGTTCGGCATCACCGAGCAGGTCCGCTCCGCCTGGGTCCAGGCCGGGCTCGACGGCGCCCGCATGCCGGTGGCGCTGCAGCAATATATCCACGTCACCGACAGCGCGTCCGAGGCGCTCGAAGCGGCCGAGCGCGCCCGCTATGTCGGGCGCATGGTGCATGGCCTGCGCAGCAATGTGCTGACGCTGAACGGCTCCTTCGTCGAAGCTGCGCCGCTCCCCGACGAGCCTGCCCTCGAAACCTTCCGCGATAACCTCCTGATCGGCGACGCGCACTATGTCGCCGAACGGCTGGTCGCGGAAATCCGCCGGCTCAACCCGGTCCACTACAATTGCTTCTTCCAGTTCGGCGACATGCCGGTCGCCCGGGCCCGGCGCGCGCTGGAGCGCTTCGGCGCCGAGGTGCTGCCGCTGGTCGAGCGGGAAGTGGGGCCGCTCGCGGCCATCGGATCGCCGGTAGCGGCCGCGGCTGAGTGACGGCGGGACGGGCCGGCCGGTGAGGCGGGCCCGGGCCGCATCCGATCTTTCGAACGACGCGGCCGCGAAAAGGCCGCGCGCCAACCAGAGGATGGACGATGTTGAAGAGGATATTCGTTTCCGCGGCGACGCTCGCCGCGGTGTTTCTCGCCGCAGCCGGCAGCCGGGCCGAGACGCTCGGCCCCGTCACCGACGCGCTCGGCGTGGTCAAGATCGCCAAGGGGCAGCCGATCGTCATCGGCGGCTATGCCTCGCAGTCCGGTGGCGATACCAACCAGGGCATCGACGAGTTGCGCGGGGCCGAGGTGGCGATCAAGGATGCCGGCGGCAAGGTGCTGGATTTTCCCGTCAAGCTGATCGAGGAGGATGCGCAGTGCACCGCCGAGGCCGGCCAGACGGCGGCGACCAAGCTGGCTGGCAACAAACAGATCCTCGCCGTGCTCGGACCGAGCTGCTCCAGCGGCGCGCGGGCCGGCGCACCGATCCTGTGGAAGCTCGGCGTTCCCAGCGTCGGCATCGGCGCCACCGCGCCGGCGCTCACCGCCGCCGACCGGCCGGAAGGCTTCCAGGGCTTTCTGCGCGTCGTGCCGAACGACCTCAAGAGCGCGGCCTTCACCGCCGACTATGTCTGGGACAAGCTCGGTCTGAAGAGCGCCGCCACCATCCATGACGGCAGCCCCTATACCGAGCAGCTCGTCCGCGCCTTCGAGAAGGATTTCATCGCCAAGGGCGGCACTGTCCTCGCCAGCGAGGCGGTCTCGCCCACCGACACCGACCTGCGCCCGGTGCTCACCCGCATCGCCACCAAGAAGCCGGCCCTGATCTTCACGCCGGTCTTCACCTCCACCATCGGCTTCCTGATGCGGCAGAAGGACGAGGTGCCCGGCCTTTCCGACACCAAGGTGATCGGAGGCGAAGGTGTGTTCAGCGCCAATGTGATCGAGGCGGTCGGCCCGAAGATCGTCGGCTTTAACATCGTCGGGCCCTCGACCGACCTGTTCTCCCCGCGCTTTCCCGCCTTCGTGAAGACCTTCACGGCCGATTACGGCGAAGCGCCGATCGGCGGCTTCAGCGCCTATGGCTATGATGCGGCGCTGCTGACGATGACGGCGATCAAGGCGGTGGCCCAGACCGACGCGGACGGCAACCTCTATGTCGGCCGCAAGGCGCTGTACGACGCCATGATGGCCTCCAAGGACCTGCCGGGTCTGACGGGTACGCTGAGCTGCGACGCCCATGGCGACTGCGCCGCCGCCACCTATGCGATCTGGGAGTTCACCAGCGACGACACGGCCTCGTTCGCGCCCGGCACCAATCCGAAGCGGATCTATCCATGAGCGAGGCCATGCATGCCGGCCGGGAGCCGGGAGCATTCGCCGAATGGCGGCGCCGGTCGACCTGGGTCGACCACGTGCTGCTCGCCATCCGGGCCGGCGTCGCGGTCCTCCTCCTCACGGGGCTTGCCGGCGGTCTCACCGCCGGCACCTATTCCCTCGCCGACTTCGTGTCCTTCGCGGTGTTCGGCCTCACC encodes the following:
- a CDS encoding LLM class flavin-dependent oxidoreductase, which gives rise to MHFGIFNLMGLRDNPGGIAGVIDDTRSMVKLAEDIGFDIAWFAEHHFTNYSISMSPLMVAAHMAGHTSRIRLGAGVVVLPLYQPMRVAQEIGLLDQLSGGRAVLGVGTGYQAYEFERYGADVALKTEIFLEYWAVVEQVLTQGRAAFQGKHVTLPESVVTMRPVQAPMPPVYCTSPHPPILKALAKWGGVPFVTAGWRGSEALFGITEQVRSAWVQAGLDGARMPVALQQYIHVTDSASEALEAAERARYVGRMVHGLRSNVLTLNGSFVEAAPLPDEPALETFRDNLLIGDAHYVAERLVAEIRRLNPVHYNCFFQFGDMPVARARRALERFGAEVLPLVEREVGPLAAIGSPVAAAAE
- a CDS encoding branched-chain amino acid ABC transporter substrate-binding protein, which gives rise to MLKRIFVSAATLAAVFLAAAGSRAETLGPVTDALGVVKIAKGQPIVIGGYASQSGGDTNQGIDELRGAEVAIKDAGGKVLDFPVKLIEEDAQCTAEAGQTAATKLAGNKQILAVLGPSCSSGARAGAPILWKLGVPSVGIGATAPALTAADRPEGFQGFLRVVPNDLKSAAFTADYVWDKLGLKSAATIHDGSPYTEQLVRAFEKDFIAKGGTVLASEAVSPTDTDLRPVLTRIATKKPALIFTPVFTSTIGFLMRQKDEVPGLSDTKVIGGEGVFSANVIEAVGPKIVGFNIVGPSTDLFSPRFPAFVKTFTADYGEAPIGGFSAYGYDAALLTMTAIKAVAQTDADGNLYVGRKALYDAMMASKDLPGLTGTLSCDAHGDCAAATYAIWEFTSDDTASFAPGTNPKRIYP